A single window of Candidatus Acidiferrales bacterium DNA harbors:
- a CDS encoding ribonuclease HI family protein, with amino-acid sequence MKKSSPEEMITVEIDGAARGNPGPAAYGVVFRRQDGTVIEPLARAIGEATNNVAEYRGLLAALEFAAKKKFCSLRVHSDSELMVRQIQGSYKVRSAALKPYHERAKALIQKLERFEIRHVPRERNREADRLANRALDGSPRQKGG; translated from the coding sequence ATGAAAAAATCTTCGCCTGAAGAAATGATCACGGTAGAAATTGACGGCGCCGCCCGCGGGAATCCTGGTCCGGCTGCCTACGGCGTTGTCTTTCGCCGTCAGGATGGGACGGTGATCGAGCCGCTGGCCCGGGCCATCGGCGAGGCCACCAACAATGTCGCCGAGTACCGGGGGCTTCTGGCCGCACTCGAATTCGCAGCCAAAAAGAAGTTTTGCTCCCTGCGGGTGCATTCTGATTCCGAGCTGATGGTGCGGCAGATTCAAGGCTCTTATAAAGTAAGAAGCGCCGCGCTGAAGCCCTATCACGAGCGGGCGAAGGCGCTGATCCAGAAGCTTGAGCGTTTCGAGATACGTCACGTGCCGCGCGAAAGGAACCGCGAGGCCGACCGGCTGGCGAATCGGGCGCTGGATGGTTCGCCCCGCCAGAAAGGCGGCTAG